From the Prochlorococcus marinus str. AS9601 genome, the window TGTACCTGGTTCAACTGTTATAGAAACTTTACTTATAGCCGGGCTTACATTTTTTGCATACGAATAAGATAAATTTTCAGCTACTAGTAGTGACATTAATGATTGAACTTACAACCCCATAATATTTTAATTATGGAAAATAATTTACTTTAAAAACATTTTATACCTAAACTTGCATATAAAAATGAAAATGATTATCATTTTAAAATATCTATCATTTTTTTTATGTCAATTTTTAAGAGAATTTTTTCAAGCTATATATCTCATAAAAAAGTATCTATCCGAAATTCACTTATCGCTAGTGCGGCATTATTCTCAATAAATACAAACGGTGCCTTTGCTGAAAGTAAAAACTATGTAGCAGTTGAGCCTCTTACCTGCGATATCGTTAAATCTATAGCACTCCCTTCCGATGAAGTTATATGTCTAGTAGATAGAAAACAAGATGTTCATGATTTAAAAATTTCTCCAAAACAGGCAAGATTATTAAAAAAGGCAGATAAAGTTTTTACTTTAGGGACAGAAATGACACCCGCAATGAGGAATTGGGTGAAGAGAAATAGCACTGTTGTTTTAGGCGTAAGCGCAATTGATATTGACGATCATAGTGACCATGATGACCACGACGATCATGGACACTCAGCAAAGAAACATGATGACCATGATGACCATGATGACCACGACGATCATGGACACTCAGCAAAGAAACATGATGACCATGATGACCACGACGATCATGGACACTCAGCAAAGAAACATGATGACCATGATGACCATGATGACCACGACCATCATGATCACGGAGGCGTGGATCCACATGTCTGGCATGATCCTCATAACATCATCAAGATGGGTGAAGTCGTATCAAAAAGTCTTAAAAAAGACGTGTCTGAAAGAAAACTACGCAAAGCTATCTCTAATAGATTCAAAACTTTTGACAAAACACTAGAAGATCTTGATAAATGGATTGTCAAACAAGTATCTACTATCCCTTCTTCAAATCGTGTAATTGTCTCAAAACACAAAGCTATGGATTACTATGGCGATGCATTTGGTTTTGAAACGATAAGTTTATTAGATTTCTTAGGTCATTCATCTAGCCTGAGGCCTCAGAACATATCAAAAGTTTTAAATGAGTTAAAGGAAGAAAATGTCAAAGTCATATTTAAGGAGCAAGAGCCTGCTTCAAAATTAGTCAATAATTTAAGCAAGCAAAGTTCTATCCCACTCTCTTCTAATCAAATTTTTGTCGATGGACTAATGATGGAAGGAAACACTATCACTGTGGCAGTTCATAACACGTGCACTATCGTCAATGAGCTTGGTGGCTCATGTGATGAGACAACAGGTTTTGATTTAGCAAGTAACTGGGGATCACTTAATCAATAAAATTTTATAGATAAAAATGGTTTTCATTTCGATTTTTTGATTATTATATTGATGGTTAGCATTACATTTTAAAAACAGAGCGAAATGAGTATTAAGGAAAAGGTTCCTGTAACCATACTTACTGGATTCTTAGGATCAGGGAAGACTACTTTGCTTAATAGAATATTGAGTGAAGAGCACGGGAAAAGAATAGCAGTAATTGAAAATGAATACGGTGAAGTGGGTATAGATCAAGGGCTCGTAATTAATGCAGATGAAGAAGTGTTTGAGATGTCAAACGGGTGCATTTGTTGTACTGTTCGCGGCGATTTAATAAGAGTCCTTGGCAACCTTATGAAAAGAAGAGATAAGTTTGACTATGTTTTAGTAGAAACGACAGGATTAGCAGATCCAGGTCCAGTTGCTCAGACATTTTTCATGGATGAAGAGATTAGTTCTGAATTCACTCTTGATGGAATTGTGACTTTAGTTGATGCTGCCCACATTGATCAACAGTTAGGCAGGAGTGATGAAAGTTCAGAACAAGTGGCATTTGCAGATGTTCTTGTCCTTAATAAAACTGATTTAGTCTCTGATGATGCACTAAATACTCTTGAATCGAGATTGAGAGACATGAACCGAATGACCCGAATTATTAGAGCCGAGAATGCCAAAGTACCAATTGAAACAGTCTTAAATCTAAGTGCATTTGATCTTGATCAGATCCTTAAACGCAGGCCAACATTCCTTGAACCAGAATATCCTTTTGAATGGACAGGTGTTTACGATCTTGATGCAGGTAAATATGAATTAATGCTAGAAGAAGGACCCGATCCAGAAATGTCCTTAGTAGCCCTCGCTAACCAAGGAGAGAGTGAAGAGGAACTTAAAGATGGTGCTGAATCCTCCGTGAGACTTTATGCAGAAAAAGCTAATAGTTTAGATCCTGGAAATACCATCCCATATGGAGAACATATAAATCTCAAATTGGAGGATAAAGGAAATAAATCATTCATCCTGAACATAGAAAAACCAACAAAAATAGGTTTGTTTACACAGCACACTGCTGAAGAATTCAATATGAAAGTCATTAAAAGTGACGAAAATAAAGAGATTCCATTTAATACTGAAAGATTCTGGCAAGCAGAGCACGAACATGATGATGAAGTAGGCTCAATTGCTATAGAGCGTTTTGGAGATGTTGACCCAGAAAAACTAAATACTTGGATGGGAAGACTTCTATCAGAAAAAGGAGTGGATATATTCAGAACTAAAGGTTTCATAAGTTACTCAGGTAACCCAAGGAGAATAGTTTTCCAGGGAGTTCACATGTTATTTACTGCACAACCTGATAAAGAATGGGGTAACGAACCTCGTAGAAATCAACTTGTTTTTATCGGTAGAAATTTAAATGAGAAAGAGATGCAAGAAGGCTTTGATAAATGCCTGAAATAGAACCATTTAGCCCAAGAGGCATGTTCCATGAAGGATGGACTGCTGAAGTTAACGATTACGCCATAGCATGTGGCTGGGCTCTTAAAGGAAAACAATTTATTGTTGGCGACGTAGCAGGAGGTCTTTTTTCGTTCGAAGGAGATACTGGAAAAATTATTTGGAAAAAAGAAAATACTCACTCTGGTGGTCTACTAGCAATGGCAATTCATCCAGAGGGTGAAATTTTTGCAACATCAGGTCAGGATGGAAATGTTCAAATTTGTAATTGCCATGAAGGTAAAGTTATTAAAACACTTGATCTTGGCAAAGGTTGGGTAGAACACCTCAAGTGGTCTAATGACGGTTTATTTCTAGCGATAGCTTCCTCAAAAAAAGTATATGTTTTTAATGAAATTGGTGAAGAGAAATGGATCTCAGAAGACCATCCAAGCACAGTAAGTGCAATAACGTGGTCAAATAAAAATGAGCTAGCAACTGCTTGCTATGGAAGAGTGACATTCTTTGACATAGTTAATAATAAAACGAATCAAAAACTCGAATGGCAAGGATCATTGGTATCTATGGAATTAAGCCCTGATGGAGATATAGTCGCCTGTGGGAGTCAAGACAATTCAGTTCATTTTTGGAGAAGATCAACAGGAATGGATGCTGAAATGACTGGATACCCTGGAAAACCAAGTCACCTTTCTTTTGATGACAGCGGAAAATTATTAGCGACTAGCGGCAGTGAAAGAATTACAGTATGGAGCTTTATAGGAAATGGTCCAGAAGGGACTATGCCAGGAGAGCTATGTCACCATACAGAACCTATTTCGAGCTTAGCCTTTTCAAATAAAGGTATGCTTGTAGCCTCAGGATCTAGGGATGGTTCTGTTGTCGCAAGTTTCCTAAAAAATGACGGCAATGGAGACCCAGTTGGGGCTGCATTTGCCGGAGATTTGGTAGGGGCAATATCATGGAGACCTGATGATTGTGCACTTGCAGCAGTTAATGCAAAAGGTGTTGTAAATGTATGGAAATTTAAAGTTCGTACTAACCTTTTTTCAAAGGGATTTAAGTAAAAAGTAGAAATTTATTAATTACCAATAGTTAGCTTTTAAATGTCTTTCCATACAAATGACCTCACAGTCATTATCTATGCCTTTTGGGTGAATATCGCAATATGAGAGACATTGAAAATATTCGTCTATGGGATTAGATTTATCAGTTTTACTAACTTCTTTCGACTGCTTCAT encodes:
- a CDS encoding metal ABC transporter substrate-binding protein; translation: MSIFKRIFSSYISHKKVSIRNSLIASAALFSINTNGAFAESKNYVAVEPLTCDIVKSIALPSDEVICLVDRKQDVHDLKISPKQARLLKKADKVFTLGTEMTPAMRNWVKRNSTVVLGVSAIDIDDHSDHDDHDDHGHSAKKHDDHDDHDDHDDHGHSAKKHDDHDDHDDHGHSAKKHDDHDDHDDHDHHDHGGVDPHVWHDPHNIIKMGEVVSKSLKKDVSERKLRKAISNRFKTFDKTLEDLDKWIVKQVSTIPSSNRVIVSKHKAMDYYGDAFGFETISLLDFLGHSSSLRPQNISKVLNELKEENVKVIFKEQEPASKLVNNLSKQSSIPLSSNQIFVDGLMMEGNTITVAVHNTCTIVNELGGSCDETTGFDLASNWGSLNQ
- a CDS encoding CobW family GTP-binding protein, whose product is MSIKEKVPVTILTGFLGSGKTTLLNRILSEEHGKRIAVIENEYGEVGIDQGLVINADEEVFEMSNGCICCTVRGDLIRVLGNLMKRRDKFDYVLVETTGLADPGPVAQTFFMDEEISSEFTLDGIVTLVDAAHIDQQLGRSDESSEQVAFADVLVLNKTDLVSDDALNTLESRLRDMNRMTRIIRAENAKVPIETVLNLSAFDLDQILKRRPTFLEPEYPFEWTGVYDLDAGKYELMLEEGPDPEMSLVALANQGESEEELKDGAESSVRLYAEKANSLDPGNTIPYGEHINLKLEDKGNKSFILNIEKPTKIGLFTQHTAEEFNMKVIKSDENKEIPFNTERFWQAEHEHDDEVGSIAIERFGDVDPEKLNTWMGRLLSEKGVDIFRTKGFISYSGNPRRIVFQGVHMLFTAQPDKEWGNEPRRNQLVFIGRNLNEKEMQEGFDKCLK
- a CDS encoding WD40 repeat domain-containing protein; its protein translation is MPEIEPFSPRGMFHEGWTAEVNDYAIACGWALKGKQFIVGDVAGGLFSFEGDTGKIIWKKENTHSGGLLAMAIHPEGEIFATSGQDGNVQICNCHEGKVIKTLDLGKGWVEHLKWSNDGLFLAIASSKKVYVFNEIGEEKWISEDHPSTVSAITWSNKNELATACYGRVTFFDIVNNKTNQKLEWQGSLVSMELSPDGDIVACGSQDNSVHFWRRSTGMDAEMTGYPGKPSHLSFDDSGKLLATSGSERITVWSFIGNGPEGTMPGELCHHTEPISSLAFSNKGMLVASGSRDGSVVASFLKNDGNGDPVGAAFAGDLVGAISWRPDDCALAAVNAKGVVNVWKFKVRTNLFSKGFK